The proteins below come from a single Halomonas binhaiensis genomic window:
- a CDS encoding MFS transporter encodes MSLSTEPRGAGTAPAITIFSTAPTVPLIALGAFALGMASYVTAGLIPMIEQAFSVPVGVAAQLVTAFTLAYGLGSPVVVALLPGHRQRVGLLAALGLFVLANAASALATDFAWLLLFRGLAGIGAGVYLAMGIATAAAISPSTRGKAIALIMGGMAAGTVLGVPLGLLLAERWGWASALWLVTLLGLGALLGLSWRLPALPDAASIPLRRKLSLLVDGHVVVILLVSLLAAIASLGMYTFLAPLLSASEYGGVKSITPYLWVWGIGGVAGSFLVGPLADRIQGPKLTFIIMLALSLSLLALPLVAGWNVWMVLFPIAIWGAVGWALQVPQNNELIHARETQGDGNLAVALNESALYLGSAIGAAGGGLILVLNLPIWMLAAGAGVVAAAGAVVQASNLRRKVR; translated from the coding sequence ATGAGCTTGAGTACTGAACCCCGCGGAGCAGGAACTGCGCCCGCCATCACTATATTCTCGACCGCACCCACGGTGCCTCTTATTGCCTTGGGTGCCTTTGCTCTGGGCATGGCTTCTTATGTCACGGCAGGGTTGATTCCGATGATCGAGCAGGCATTCAGCGTGCCTGTTGGAGTTGCGGCGCAGTTGGTTACAGCCTTTACCCTGGCTTATGGGCTGGGGTCGCCTGTGGTTGTGGCCCTGTTACCAGGTCATCGACAGCGTGTCGGCCTACTGGCTGCACTAGGGCTGTTCGTGCTGGCCAACGCAGCAAGTGCTCTGGCCACAGACTTCGCCTGGCTTCTTCTATTCCGTGGCCTGGCAGGTATTGGTGCTGGAGTATATCTGGCCATGGGAATCGCTACGGCGGCAGCAATATCTCCATCCACAAGAGGGAAGGCCATTGCCCTCATCATGGGAGGGATGGCAGCGGGAACTGTGCTGGGGGTGCCGCTAGGGTTGCTGTTGGCAGAACGGTGGGGTTGGGCCTCTGCGCTGTGGTTGGTCACACTGCTTGGGCTGGGAGCGTTGCTGGGATTGTCATGGCGCCTACCAGCATTACCTGATGCCGCATCCATTCCGTTACGGCGCAAGTTGTCATTGCTGGTCGATGGTCATGTTGTCGTCATTCTGCTGGTGTCGCTACTGGCTGCTATTGCCAGTCTGGGAATGTATACCTTCCTGGCACCGCTGCTGTCGGCCTCGGAATACGGTGGGGTCAAATCGATCACTCCGTATCTGTGGGTCTGGGGGATCGGTGGTGTCGCTGGAAGCTTTCTGGTGGGGCCCTTGGCTGATCGCATTCAGGGGCCGAAGTTGACCTTCATCATCATGCTGGCCTTGTCGCTATCTCTGCTGGCGCTTCCGTTGGTAGCAGGCTGGAATGTCTGGATGGTGCTGTTTCCAATCGCAATTTGGGGAGCAGTTGGTTGGGCACTACAGGTACCACAGAATAATGAGTTGATTCATGCACGAGAAACGCAGGGAGACGGTAACCTGGCTGTTGCTCTCAACGAATCTGCCTTGTATCTGGGTAGTGCTATTGGGGCTGCAGGAGGAGGATTGATATTGGTTCTGAACCTGCCGATATGGATGCTGGCGGCTGGTGCCGGAGTCGTTGCTGCAGCGGGAGCTGTGGTGCAGGCCAGTAACTTGCGTCGGAAAGTTCGTTGA